In Rhodamnia argentea isolate NSW1041297 chromosome 5, ASM2092103v1, whole genome shotgun sequence, the DNA window TAGCAAAATCCGTTCTCACCGCTACAAGACGAGTAGACTTTGTCAATCTACCCGCCACTACCCAAGTTAAACTATGTCCCCTTTGACTTCAAGGCAATTTCCATCACGAGTCCATTGTGACatactctcattttttttttttgaatctcCAAAGAGCTGCAATCATCCACTAGACCTACCATAATGTACCTTGACTTGCCGATACGACTAACACTTCATCACATGCTTCACTACATCGGTCTTCAAACCAATCCACCAAAAGTGCTATCTCAAATTCTGATACTTCCTTTTTACTAACATGACTAATACTATAGCTACTACGATGGGTTTCCGACAAGGTTCCAACCTTAACCAAAGCAAAACCCTCATGGTCATTATCTCTAGAAACTATGTGGCCTCACTATGCTTCGGATGCGCACTCTAATCACGTGCCTTTCTTAATTTCCACATCTCGCAACCTTAACCTTATTACGGGCCATCACCGATCTTAGTAACTTAAAGACTCAACTAGCAATCTCCACCATATCATCCACTCATAACTTGCCACTACGAACCTTTCTTGTTTGTCTCTACAATCTTTCGTTCCATCTGTTTGCCTATGGTTCCATTGGTTCTGATCCTCAAATGGTATACACTTCCCCATGACAATGTTGGGTCGCTAGTCGATGAGCTCGTAGGGTCTCCAATCATTTGAAGCTTATTCTAGTCACACAGCAGAGGCTCTCTCCGACCTATTCTCAAAGGTGTAAGCCGACCTTTACCAATACCATGAGACATAAAGGTATCACTCAACCGTGGCATCTCCACCCACTTACCATCTTTCATATGACGCTCAAGATGCAATGTTATGCACTCCTGAAAGtattttcactttgagaaccaacttcaaTGTCATGAACATGTGCGGTGCAAATCCACTTCATCACCTTTACACACCACTTGTTTTCACTTCAATCCTTATCATTTCGAACTTTCTAATTCCTCAAGCAACTAATACATCTCAAATATTCATTTCCTAAGATCAATCTATAACCTCATATCCAATCGCGGTCTAGATAATTCTCATATGCATTCAATCACACGGGTCCTTAGTCCAAACGTTCACCATTCCATGTCTtacgatctttttttttttttaaatcaatcaAAGTCCTTAAAAGTCAATAATTTACACTACCAAAATGCCGCACTGATTCAAACTTATAATCCATAATTAATCACTTCAATCATTCCAACAAGCTAACCACCAAACTTCAACAATTTAAGCCTAGACCCTCGCCTTCCCAACTTATCACATAATCTACTGTCGGCCATTATACTATATCCTCAAGTTTGCTCATTGACAATTCAAAATTATAATCATATAATCCAACTAGTCCTTCGTCCAAACGTTTCTTGCTCGCTTCGTCAACCTCACATCATCAATTAATTGGAGTATTTCCACAACAATCGATATCTAAAATAATCGGGAATCAGCACAATTACAAACCTATGATCCACCAAAATCAATACTCAAACTTCACATCCAAAGCCATTGATATGCCATATCCATATCGACTTATCGTTCTTAAGTAAATCATTAAACCTCAAGCACATTCACCATTCAAATCCACGCTTAAAGCTCTCTAACTTCTGTTTGCTTCCTTGCGAGTCTCAATCATATTACCACTATCGTCGCCGGGTATCCTAGATACCTACTTTTCAACAAACGTGTCGCTTCCAATAATGAAACCAACAACGTTGAGGTCCTACCTCGACCTCAACAGACTCAAAGCTACCTCCACTTAATGGGTTAAACCGCACAGCCTTATGACTACAATTCACTATGGCGTTTTGCCTTGTCGCCCAGTCCATCCCCACaatcaaattaaaatcaaaCGCCTCTAGCATAATCAGATCTATCCTACTCTCGTGACCATCTATAGCCAACTTACAGTCGGGACAGCCTACAACAACAactacgctatcctttaaaggcaTAAAAACCTTAAAAACAACATCCAAAAGCAATAAGGTTAACTCGACCAACTCAACAAATCTAGCAACCACAAACGAGTGTGTAGCAcccggatcaaacaaagcatacaCCATAAGATTGTGCAAGAGAACCGTACCTAtaacggtcggcgaatccttcgctTCATCTCTAGTGACAACAAACACCCTTCCTTACGCCTAGGGTCGACTTGGAAAGTTCGGTGACACGTTCCATCCAAACTGTCCTCCATGCTGCTGCGTCACTTGCCCGATCTGTTGCCTCTGCGGGCAGTCTTTCACTTGGTGACCGAACTTGCTACATCCAAAACATGCCCCTCCACTAAACGAGCACGGACcgggtccatgcctttggcgaCATAAGTGACACGCCCCATCTTGGCGGAACACCGGCTTGCTGATCACCCCTCTACTATTGGGTAGAATGTGGTGCCTACCACTAGGCATCGCCTTCTTTCCTTGCCAAATGTCTTGTCTATGCGATGGTATAAATCGCGATCCAATTGCGATATGCCTTTCAGCCAAATCACGTTCCACCATCCGTGCCCTCTCATATAGATcatcataatctttcaaattgAGCGGCACCAACACACTCTTGATTTCCGGTTTCAGTCCATCCCAGAATCTTTTTGCCCTATCCACGAGGTCCTCTGTCATTCTTGGGGCATACTTTACTTGTTCGGCGAACCTAGCCTCGTATTCATCCACTGACGGTTGGTTCAGGCGCAGACGAAGGAACTTTGCCATCTTCTGTTTCCTCGCAGTATTCGAGAAGTACTTCCCATTGAACGCCTCCACAAATGCATCTGATGTCGGGACTATATCGTCGGGAAAGACCCTGTCCTTAGTGGCTCTCCACCACAAACTTGTATTGCCCTATAAGCGATAAACGGCCAGAGTGACCTTATCTTCGTTGGTACACCTCGGCGGAGCGAACGCTTTCTCCAGCTCCTCTACCCAAGAGGTAGCAGCCTCGGGATCTCCGCTTCCCGCAAACTTAGGTGGCTTCGGCTTAAGGAACCGCTCCACCAACTTTTGTGCCTGGCGTCCATCATTCGCCACTCCAGTTGGCACGTTCCCTTGCGGTACTTCAGCAAAAATGGCAGCATTCTGGTTCCTTACTTGCTGCCCCATTAGATTCCTAATGGCTCTCATTGCCTCGAGGATCCCATCGATCCTTGGATCTTATCTGACAGTCCTGGCAAGACGGGGTGCTCTAACTTCCTCTAGGATCTCTTCGATCAGCCTAGCCGATCAAACCCGGGGTGCTCTTCCACTGCGTATGCTCATCTTGCGGGTAAATTACGGAGTCCCGCCGACCCCATAGCAAACGCGATAAGAAGACAGCCCCAACAACAATGACACATAgacaacaatcacatgcacagtGCTTAcagtcctactaactatcccgaTTCACAatgcaccttatcactccaggccaatgaccggatggatcaggctgaccttgctttgataccaccttgggcggggatgtcacaccccgactctAGAActcgcaacatccctaccaattcgccaccGGTCACAAAGATAGCATCCCAAGTAGACTATCGACCTACGTACTTACGACGCATGCGGAAACATGAACTCTCCCGGACAATTAACAACAGAGATAGTAAGTAGGAAAATCAACTCATTCATCAAACAAAAGACAATTCCATTTCATTAACCAAAAGCAGAGGAGTCTTAACCCTACCAAGCTATAGAAGACATAACAAACCCCATTCTTTGGGGCGCCTCACTAGGATCTCAAAAAGGTATACGGTCGGGTAGTGTTAagccctcatctactcccaaaaatcctataACGACCCTCGACTTAAAAAGCCATTGCTTTAtcactcgggacccgaaaaagggttaacaactacggggtgagaaataaatctcggtgagtcaacgcctaagcccagctagggcgttgattcgctcgtacatCCTAATAAACAACCACGACATCTCATAgcagatatctcaaccacatgcaagcttatccTCCAAAAGCCACGTATAATGCAATGCAGACGACTTAACAATAAAATCAACCAATGCAATTCATtggcaaggcatcacatcacttgcatgcataggacaccacacgaagtccatttattaatcggtGACCCACGCGACTAGCGTGGTCGGCGCACGCGATcggtgtggccccaacactacgacGGGCAATGTCATCGGGCaggaccgggcatcgtcccttactttcggCGATGGTGACTAAAAGCTATGTATCTAGTGCGCCCGGCACGGCATAGCGAGCAGgcattccaaaaagaagcttgagtccgtcacaagctgcgaccagTATCCGACAATTAGTGTGAATTATACAAGCGGCACGGGCGCGAAGTGACGTGCTTCTGACAAGTCATGTGGTTCCGCACAACCGGTACGGTACGAACTTGCCGGGTTCTCGTACGACTAGCACGGTTTAATCTTATCATATGACCACTCGTGCACATCCGACGCCtaaccaatttttatcttttacttttagccggatgctcatgcgGACGTGTTGAAAGACTCGGCCTacggccattttcatgctaaaatatgcaattcaaTTCCGCatgtggtcatatgaatgcacaatatTATCCACAAGACTTTATATTTGAAACAGGGTGCCTGACACCCAAAATTGCTCGCGTAACAAGCAACAGTCAACATCAAGCCTTGAGTCAAACATTCAATCACCGCGGATTAATTAACACGATTAATAATCCCAACGTtaattattaatccaatttcaacCAATTAAAAGTCGCACGCTCggctctgacctatcgctcgttCGCAATCAAACACCAGCAATCATTGCCCAAACAATCGATCCAgtctactcaccaattagccacagatgATCTAACTAGTCAAACTATCTTAAATAATTGTGGTCATTTATCTTAAACCCAATTTCTATCTACTCCGACCACaattaatctacataaacaTCCTAAATTGCTAATTACGCTAATTAACTATTACTGAGCGCAATTAGTGCCCTAATCGGGAtttaggggtttaactcacaaTAAAATTAGCTCGGGCACTAGACTTTCGGATCTAGCCAAACACTGTTCATGGTCGGGGGGGAGCTACTGTTCACCGGGCACTGTTTCACGATCACTGTTCATTGGCACTATTCACGATAATGTTCACCGAA includes these proteins:
- the LOC115725918 gene encoding uncharacterized protein LOC115725918; translation: MRAIRNLMGQQVRNQNAAIFAEVPQGNVPTGVANDGRQAQKLVERFLKPKPPKFAGSGDPEAATSWGNTSLWWRATKDRVFPDDIVPTSDAFVEAFNGKYFSNTARKQKMAKFLRLRLNQPSVDEYEARFAEQVKYAPRMTEDLVDRAKRFWDGLKPEIKSVLVPLNLKDYDDLYERARMVERDLAERHIAIGSRFIPSHRQDIWQGKKAMPSGRHHILPNSRGVISKPVFRQDGACHLCRQRHGPGPCSFSGGACFGCSKFGHQVKDCPQRQQIGQVTQQHGGQFGWNVSPNFPSRP